The Thermoplasmata archaeon genome includes a region encoding these proteins:
- a CDS encoding 30S ribosomal protein S13: MTEKTKSEPEPAPKETAAPPKKKKEERGKEKKEETKEVKPRVTREHKPDFKYIVRLAETDLNGERPIQLALADIRGIGVRTAILIADKVGIPRRTPIGDLSDEQLEMVEDALNSLHEFAPPWMLNRQNDLDTGADVQVIGPELQVSVMEDIGLMKKIRCYKGIRHETGQKVRGQRTKSNGRTGLTIGVMRKAAMAAAAAAKADESKKKEEKQKK, encoded by the coding sequence GTGACTGAGAAGACGAAGAGCGAGCCGGAGCCGGCGCCAAAGGAGACTGCGGCGCCGCCCAAGAAGAAGAAGGAGGAGCGGGGCAAGGAGAAGAAGGAGGAGACGAAGGAGGTCAAGCCCCGCGTCACCAGGGAGCATAAGCCAGACTTCAAATACATCGTGCGGCTCGCCGAGACCGACCTCAACGGCGAGAGACCCATCCAGCTGGCCCTCGCAGACATAAGGGGGATAGGCGTCAGGACCGCCATCCTCATCGCCGACAAGGTCGGAATTCCACGCCGCACCCCGATCGGGGACCTTAGCGACGAGCAGCTCGAAATGGTCGAGGATGCCCTGAACTCCCTGCACGAGTTTGCCCCCCCCTGGATGCTCAACAGGCAGAACGACCTCGACACGGGCGCGGACGTTCAGGTCATCGGCCCGGAGCTCCAGGTCAGCGTCATGGAGGACATCGGGCTGATGAAGAAGATCCGTTGCTACAAGGGCATCCGGCACGAGACCGGCCAGAAGGTTCGCGGACAGAGGACGAAGTCCAACGGGAGAACCGGTCTCACAATTGGCGTCATGAGGAAGGCCGCTATGGCGGCCGCAGCAGCGGCCAAGGCAGATGAAAGCAAGAAGAAGGAGGAGAAGCAGAAGAAGTAG
- a CDS encoding KamA family radical SAM protein — translation MKELLALTHDELVEELWAADPEVHRILVGSGDLHEARDRIFDHLNSLERHYFNIYSDRHYKDMSIAEKNNAKQCIRVLKNFIRTENERLTGASCLQILHALARGERKGEEAGAGFLWELIFLLRGIHGHSGIASADLSPGGERRQSGALRSSELDGYSAMMDRWMARYPSGLDAGVVRAREETKRAVLDYFGAHPEDWESYRWHIRHIIDDRETLSSIVRLEEDELEGLRLADELGVPYQLTPYYLSLFNRTGRRDFDRGVRAQVLPGERYCRNLKRMLESGDDLDFMKERWTTPIPGVTRRYPQILIIKPFDACPQICVYCQRNWEIRKLREARLDRAKVKRALEWVRGNEAIKEVLVTGGDPLALPNNALEWVLGELAEIEHVERIRIGTRTPVTLPFRIDRGFLKLLRRYHEWGEREVCIVTHFEYPSELTPEALGAIKRLRALGISVHNQQVFTYYNSRRFETAKLRRVLRLCGVLPYYTFNTKGKDETVDFRVPLARIEQEVAEEARLLPGVIRTDEPVFNVPRLGKSYLRAWQDHEPIMLLPDGRRVYRFYPWEARLAPSEDYLFTDVSIFDYLMRLYRDGEEIEDYRTIWYYF, via the coding sequence TTGAAGGAACTTCTTGCGCTCACGCACGACGAGCTCGTCGAAGAGCTCTGGGCAGCGGACCCTGAGGTTCACCGAATTCTTGTTGGCTCCGGAGACCTGCACGAGGCCAGGGACAGAATATTCGACCACCTCAACTCGCTCGAGAGGCACTACTTCAATATCTACTCTGACAGGCACTACAAAGATATGAGCATCGCGGAGAAGAACAACGCGAAGCAGTGCATCCGCGTCCTAAAGAACTTCATCAGAACGGAGAACGAGCGCCTCACGGGGGCCTCGTGCCTTCAGATTCTCCACGCCCTAGCGAGGGGGGAGAGAAAGGGGGAGGAGGCGGGCGCGGGCTTTCTCTGGGAGCTGATCTTTCTGCTGAGGGGAATTCACGGGCATTCGGGAATCGCCTCCGCGGACCTGTCACCGGGAGGTGAGAGGCGGCAGAGCGGGGCCCTTCGCTCCTCCGAGCTCGACGGTTACTCGGCGATGATGGACAGATGGATGGCTAGGTACCCGAGCGGCCTCGACGCGGGGGTGGTGAGGGCCCGGGAGGAGACAAAAAGGGCCGTGCTCGATTATTTCGGTGCTCACCCGGAGGACTGGGAGAGCTACCGATGGCACATCAGGCACATCATTGACGACCGGGAGACCCTCTCGTCCATTGTGAGGCTCGAGGAGGACGAGCTGGAGGGGCTCAGGCTGGCGGACGAACTCGGCGTGCCCTACCAGCTCACGCCCTATTATCTCTCGCTCTTCAACAGGACCGGGAGGCGCGATTTCGACCGGGGGGTCAGGGCCCAGGTGCTGCCCGGAGAGCGCTACTGCAGGAACCTGAAGAGAATGCTCGAGAGCGGTGACGACCTCGACTTCATGAAGGAGAGATGGACCACTCCGATTCCGGGCGTCACCAGGCGCTATCCGCAGATTCTGATAATCAAGCCCTTCGACGCCTGCCCCCAGATATGCGTCTACTGCCAGAGGAACTGGGAGATAAGGAAGCTGCGGGAGGCCAGGCTGGACCGGGCGAAGGTAAAGAGGGCTCTCGAATGGGTAAGGGGCAATGAGGCGATAAAGGAGGTCCTGGTCACGGGCGGCGACCCGCTCGCCCTGCCCAACAATGCACTGGAGTGGGTGCTGGGGGAGCTCGCGGAAATCGAGCACGTCGAGAGAATTCGGATAGGAACGAGAACGCCGGTCACGCTGCCCTTCAGAATAGACCGCGGCTTTCTGAAGCTCCTCAGGCGGTACCACGAGTGGGGGGAGAGGGAGGTGTGCATCGTGACCCACTTCGAGTATCCCTCGGAGCTCACGCCCGAGGCCCTCGGGGCCATTAAGAGGCTCAGAGCGCTTGGAATCTCCGTGCACAACCAGCAGGTCTTCACCTACTACAACAGCCGCAGGTTCGAGACCGCGAAGCTGAGGAGGGTGCTCAGGCTGTGTGGAGTCCTGCCCTACTACACCTTCAATACCAAGGGCAAGGACGAGACCGTGGACTTCAGGGTTCCGCTAGCGCGCATAGAGCAGGAGGTTGCCGAGGAGGCAAGGCTCCTGCCGGGCGTTATCAGGACCGACGAGCCCGTGTTCAATGTCCCGCGACTGGGCAAGTCCTACCTCCGCGCCTGGCAGGACCACGAGCCGATAATGCTCCTGCCCGACGGGAGAAGGGTATACAGATTCTATCCTTGGGAGGCCCGCCTGGCTCCTTCGGAGGACTACCTGTTCACCGATGTGTCCATTTTCGACTACCTGATGAGGCTCTACAGGGACGGCGAGGAAATCGAGGACTACAGGACGATATGGTACTACTTCTGA
- a CDS encoding cation:proton antiporter, protein MRLSRPLVLALVAFILAALLPSASSALSEPVAVLEVLPAAQRVGGAFTFRGALSYSPEGTVVAYDFSFGDGNSTGWVGTHTVQYTYERPGSYTVKLRVRDDQGGVSKETESTVAVLPPNRTPTAVIAIDSREFPRGAEVRVDLTGSSDPEGDTLLYYVDFGDGIDSGWTYNPILFHTYSIAGEYNISARVKDMEGAESAPAQMKVRIVEAGLLSKDLVLLIFIFVGLVIMVGFVGNFIFKKYGVPDVLSLLVLGLIVGPVFQLVDVALLSRFALFFGGLALMILLFDGGLNLPLRKVVGEAPRAAALGFLGFLFTMGTVGIFIGHFLFDGRWSYGLLLGAIIGGTSGAIVLPLVQKLDVSDEIKTDLSIESALTDVLCVVAVIAIIQVIVPSSGAGMGPSEIARSVLSAFTIGAFIGGILGVLWVWVLRKIEKAEYGFMLTIAAVFIVYSLTEWSQGSGPVATLIFGLVLSNGEPIGRLLQMREAATVTTAMKQFHSEISFFIRSFFFVYIGMIISIKDVWTVLWGLLIVGVAVAARYAAVKLALFRSTFSDRSDLFTVLMPRGLAAAVLAMMPLQYGVENGVVFKELAFVVIIVTVIITTVGVPLTQRRRAAAPAAPAGSSPAPPGPAPQATPPAAVPELQALPPPEAPEPSYISGQEPPIYGEPAPAQPVDWGQPPRSPPPVQPIQTAGGPGPQRPPAPQQPGTAAQPPPARAPAPPGRPAPHAPQAPIARPGERGGS, encoded by the coding sequence ATGAGGCTCTCCCGCCCCCTCGTTCTCGCACTCGTTGCGTTTATTCTGGCAGCGCTCCTCCCCTCCGCCTCATCGGCTCTCTCGGAGCCCGTGGCCGTGCTCGAGGTCCTCCCCGCGGCCCAGAGAGTCGGAGGCGCTTTCACATTCCGGGGTGCGCTCTCCTATTCTCCGGAAGGGACCGTCGTTGCGTACGATTTCAGTTTCGGGGACGGGAACTCGACGGGGTGGGTCGGCACCCACACTGTGCAGTACACATATGAGAGGCCCGGGAGCTACACGGTCAAGCTGCGCGTGCGTGACGATCAGGGCGGGGTGAGCAAGGAGACCGAGAGCACTGTGGCGGTGCTCCCGCCCAACCGCACGCCCACCGCGGTCATCGCGATCGACTCGAGGGAGTTTCCCAGGGGGGCCGAGGTCAGGGTGGACCTCACGGGGAGCTCGGACCCGGAGGGCGACACGCTCCTGTACTACGTGGACTTCGGCGACGGAATCGACTCCGGCTGGACCTACAACCCGATTCTTTTCCATACCTACTCCATAGCGGGCGAGTACAACATCAGCGCCAGGGTCAAGGACATGGAGGGGGCCGAGAGCGCGCCGGCGCAAATGAAGGTTAGAATAGTCGAGGCCGGGCTCCTCTCCAAGGACCTGGTGCTCCTGATATTCATCTTCGTAGGCCTCGTCATAATGGTCGGATTCGTTGGGAACTTCATTTTCAAGAAGTACGGAGTACCGGACGTCCTCTCCCTCCTCGTACTGGGTCTCATAGTTGGCCCCGTCTTCCAGCTCGTCGATGTCGCGTTGCTCAGCAGGTTCGCCCTCTTCTTCGGCGGCCTTGCGCTCATGATTCTCCTCTTCGACGGCGGCCTCAACCTCCCGCTGAGGAAGGTTGTGGGCGAGGCCCCGCGGGCCGCGGCTCTGGGGTTCCTCGGCTTCCTCTTCACGATGGGTACGGTCGGAATCTTCATTGGCCATTTCCTATTCGATGGGAGGTGGTCCTACGGGCTCCTTTTGGGCGCAATCATAGGAGGAACGAGCGGAGCCATCGTCCTGCCCCTCGTGCAGAAGCTCGACGTCAGCGACGAGATCAAGACCGACCTGAGCATAGAGTCGGCCCTGACCGACGTGCTGTGCGTCGTCGCGGTCATCGCCATAATTCAGGTAATCGTCCCGAGCTCCGGGGCGGGGATGGGCCCGTCCGAGATCGCGAGGTCGGTTCTGTCCGCGTTCACGATAGGCGCCTTCATCGGCGGCATACTCGGCGTGCTCTGGGTCTGGGTGCTCAGGAAGATAGAGAAGGCCGAGTACGGCTTCATGCTCACAATAGCGGCGGTTTTCATCGTCTATTCACTCACCGAGTGGTCGCAGGGCAGCGGGCCCGTGGCGACGCTGATATTCGGCCTCGTGCTCTCCAACGGCGAGCCGATCGGCCGTCTCCTGCAGATGAGGGAGGCCGCCACGGTGACGACGGCGATGAAGCAGTTCCACTCGGAGATATCGTTCTTCATACGCTCGTTCTTTTTCGTCTATATCGGTATGATAATCTCGATCAAGGACGTCTGGACGGTTCTCTGGGGGCTCCTCATCGTCGGCGTGGCTGTGGCGGCCAGGTATGCCGCAGTTAAGCTCGCCCTCTTCCGCAGCACCTTCTCCGACAGGAGCGACCTGTTCACGGTCCTGATGCCGAGGGGTCTCGCCGCGGCCGTGCTCGCGATGATGCCCCTGCAGTACGGCGTCGAGAATGGCGTGGTTTTCAAGGAGCTGGCCTTCGTGGTGATTATCGTAACTGTGATAATAACGACCGTGGGAGTCCCGCTGACGCAGAGGAGGAGGGCCGCGGCGCCGGCCGCACCCGCGGGGTCATCCCCCGCGCCCCCGGGACCCGCCCCGCAGGCGACCCCGCCAGCGGCGGTCCCGGAGCTACAGGCCCTCCCGCCGCCCGAGGCGCCGGAGCCCTCGTATATTTCCGGGCAGGAGCCGCCCATTTACGGAGAACCGGCGCCGGCCCAGCCGGTCGACTGGGGCCAGCCGCCCCGGAGCCCGCCACCGGTGCAGCCGATTCAGACGGCTGGGGGCCCCGGCCCCCAGAGACCGCCCGCTCCACAGCAGCCTGGGACGGCCGCCCAGCCCCCTCCGGCCCGCGCGCCCGCGCCGCCGGGGCGTCCCGCACCCCATGCCCCTCAGGCCCCCATTGCGCGTCCCGGAGAGCGCGGGGGTAGCTGA
- a CDS encoding HAD-IC family P-type ATPase → METLLEKHWHHLPAHEVITLLGTSPDRGLEDSEARRRLERFGPNKLTPRKKKSPVVRFLMQFKSPLIYILLVAGVVTAILREYVDSAVILAVVLVNAVVGFVQEAKAERAIEALAKTITAEATVLRSSRLRRVPATELVPGDIVVLESGDRVPADLRLLQTSELQIAEAALTGESVPVPKSADCALRPDTVLADRCNMAYASTLVTSGRGTGVVVSTGDDTEVGRISELITRAVSLETPLTRKIAQLSRLLLVLVLGLAIVTFAIGTLRGEPVIDMLMTSIALAVAVIPEGLPAAVLITLAIGVSRMARRNAIIRKLPAVETLGSTTVICSDKTGTMTQNRMTVQRVWTVAGEYEVTGAGNSFEGEFRRAGGRPGGDAVREDAALAECLRAGALCNSSGLIEQGGRLEVRGDPTEGALLIAAGKAGLAPERLAREMPRVDVIPFEPERMYMATLHGLPHGTRGYMKGAVEVVLERCSGAMGPDGRPAALDPRAVRAVAEGMAASGLRLLALATKDFPAGHTRLQPEDLRGSWIFLGLQAMIDPPRPEAIRAVRACKEAGIEVKMVTGDHALTAAAIARRIGLGRGDGGELSVLSGRELQEMGNGELAERAAKTAVFARVSPEQKLRLVETLQSRGEVVAMTGDGVNDAPALKRADIGIAMGLSGTDVAKETADMVLLDDNFATIEAAVEEGRGVFDNLTKFIVWTLPTNVGEGLLIMAAVLAALQLPVTPAQILWINTTTAIALGTTLALEAKEPDIMRRPPRHPAAPIITRALLARTALVGGLMLAGAYWLFWHELSEGASVAAARTVAVNVVVFTELFYLFNCRSLTHPMTRVGVLSNRWTYIGVASMVLLQLAITYIPAMNAAFATAPVGALSWARVFAIGLSVFIIMEIVKWAERRLAAWQPAPPPAR, encoded by the coding sequence ATGGAAACGCTCCTTGAGAAGCACTGGCACCACCTGCCCGCGCACGAGGTAATCACGCTGCTGGGCACGAGCCCCGACCGGGGGCTCGAGGATTCCGAGGCCCGGAGGAGGCTGGAGCGCTTCGGCCCCAACAAGCTCACGCCGAGAAAAAAGAAGAGCCCGGTGGTCCGCTTCCTGATGCAGTTCAAGAGCCCCCTGATATATATTCTCCTCGTCGCGGGGGTGGTGACCGCGATCCTCCGCGAGTACGTCGACTCCGCTGTGATTCTCGCCGTCGTTCTGGTCAACGCCGTCGTCGGGTTCGTTCAGGAGGCGAAGGCGGAGCGCGCGATAGAGGCGCTGGCAAAGACGATAACGGCGGAGGCGACGGTCCTGCGCTCCTCCCGGCTCAGGCGCGTGCCAGCGACCGAGCTGGTGCCGGGCGACATCGTAGTTCTGGAGAGCGGCGACCGCGTCCCCGCGGACCTCCGCCTGCTCCAGACGAGCGAGCTCCAGATCGCCGAGGCCGCCCTGACGGGCGAGTCCGTCCCGGTGCCCAAGTCAGCGGACTGCGCCCTCCGGCCCGATACGGTGCTCGCCGACCGCTGCAACATGGCCTACGCCTCGACGCTGGTGACCTCGGGCCGCGGGACCGGCGTGGTCGTCTCGACGGGCGACGACACCGAGGTCGGCCGGATATCGGAGCTCATAACGAGGGCCGTCAGCCTCGAGACCCCCCTCACGCGCAAGATCGCCCAGCTGAGCCGACTTCTATTGGTGCTTGTGCTGGGGCTCGCCATCGTCACCTTTGCCATCGGCACCCTCCGGGGGGAGCCTGTGATAGACATGCTGATGACCTCCATAGCTCTGGCTGTGGCTGTCATACCCGAGGGCCTGCCCGCAGCCGTTCTCATAACGCTGGCCATAGGAGTCTCGCGCATGGCCCGGCGAAACGCGATCATCCGGAAGCTTCCGGCCGTCGAGACGCTCGGCAGCACCACAGTGATCTGCTCAGACAAGACCGGGACGATGACTCAGAACCGGATGACGGTCCAGAGGGTCTGGACGGTGGCGGGGGAGTATGAGGTCACCGGTGCCGGGAATTCTTTCGAGGGGGAGTTCCGGAGGGCTGGGGGCCGGCCCGGCGGGGATGCCGTCAGGGAGGACGCGGCGCTCGCCGAGTGCCTGAGGGCCGGCGCGCTCTGCAACAGTTCCGGGCTGATCGAGCAGGGGGGTCGGCTCGAGGTCCGGGGGGACCCAACAGAGGGCGCCCTGCTCATAGCGGCCGGGAAGGCGGGCCTTGCGCCGGAGCGCCTCGCGAGGGAGATGCCGAGGGTCGATGTCATTCCCTTCGAGCCGGAGCGGATGTACATGGCGACCCTCCACGGGCTCCCCCACGGGACGAGAGGGTACATGAAAGGGGCCGTGGAGGTCGTCCTCGAGCGCTGCTCGGGCGCGATGGGTCCGGACGGCAGGCCCGCGGCTCTCGACCCCAGGGCCGTGAGGGCCGTGGCGGAAGGGATGGCTGCGAGCGGCCTCCGCCTCCTCGCACTGGCGACGAAGGACTTTCCCGCCGGGCACACGAGGCTCCAGCCTGAGGACCTGCGGGGCTCATGGATCTTTCTGGGGCTACAGGCGATGATCGACCCGCCGAGGCCCGAGGCGATCAGGGCCGTGAGGGCGTGCAAGGAGGCCGGGATAGAGGTCAAGATGGTCACAGGCGACCACGCGCTCACGGCGGCCGCAATCGCCCGCAGAATCGGCCTCGGGAGAGGGGACGGCGGTGAGCTGAGCGTGCTGAGCGGCAGAGAGCTGCAGGAGATGGGCAATGGCGAGCTCGCGGAACGGGCCGCGAAAACCGCGGTCTTCGCCAGGGTCAGCCCGGAGCAGAAGCTCAGGCTCGTGGAGACGCTGCAGTCCCGCGGCGAGGTGGTCGCCATGACGGGCGACGGCGTGAACGACGCCCCCGCGCTCAAGAGGGCCGACATCGGAATCGCGATGGGCCTGAGCGGAACGGACGTCGCCAAAGAGACCGCGGACATGGTGCTCCTGGACGACAACTTCGCCACCATAGAGGCGGCTGTGGAGGAGGGCAGGGGTGTCTTCGACAACCTCACGAAGTTCATCGTCTGGACCCTCCCGACTAATGTGGGCGAGGGGCTCTTGATCATGGCGGCGGTGCTCGCGGCGCTCCAGCTGCCCGTGACACCCGCTCAGATACTCTGGATAAACACGACCACGGCCATCGCCCTCGGCACCACGCTCGCGCTCGAGGCGAAGGAGCCGGACATAATGCGCAGGCCCCCGAGGCACCCCGCCGCGCCGATAATAACTAGGGCCCTTCTGGCCAGAACGGCCCTTGTGGGCGGTCTCATGCTCGCCGGTGCCTACTGGCTCTTCTGGCACGAGCTCTCCGAGGGTGCGAGCGTCGCCGCGGCCCGCACCGTCGCCGTTAACGTGGTCGTGTTCACCGAGCTCTTCTACCTCTTCAACTGCCGCTCGCTCACCCACCCCATGACCCGCGTCGGCGTGCTCTCCAACCGCTGGACCTACATCGGGGTCGCGTCCATGGTCCTGCTCCAGCTCGCGATCACATACATTCCGGCGATGAACGCCGCGTTCGCCACCGCGCCCGTCGGCGCCCTTTCGTGGGCAAGGGTGTTCGCGATCGGCCTCTCGGTCTTCATCATTATGGAAATCGTGAAGTGGGCGGAGAGGAGGCTGGCCGCTTGGCAGCCGGCACCCCCGCCGGCTCGCTGA